The genomic window GTGCTTGTTGGTGGCATTAAATCCCTTATGGCTCACTAAACTCCTCGCTTATGGCTTTGATGAAGAAACGCTCAAACTATGCGCCCCTATTGTAGCGATCAATTTTTGGTATCTTTTATTGGTGTTTATCACCACTTTTTTAGGCGCACTTTTGCAATACAAACACAGCTTTTTTGCCAGCGCTTATAGCACAAGCTTACTCAATTTATGCATGATTTTAGCCCTTTTGATTTCTAAAGAAAAAACGCATTTAGAAGCGTTGTATTATTTGAGTTATGGCGTGCTTTTAGGGGGCGTGGCTCAAATTTTATTACACTTTTACCCTTTAGTGAAATTAGGCTTATGGGATTTATTATTTAAAGGGTTGTTGGGCTTTAAGACTAAAAACGCGCTCAAAAAAGAATACCGCTTCAATCAAGTTAAAAAGGATCTAAAAGCGTTTTTCAAGCAATTTTTCCCCAGCGTTTTAGGCAATTCTAGTGCTCAAATCGCTTCTTTTTTAGACACCACAATCGCCTCTTTTCTAGCGAGCGGGAGCGTGTCTTATTTGTATTACGCTAACAGAGTTTTCCAGCTCCCTTTAGCGTTATTCGCTATCGCTATCTCCACAGCCCTTTTCCCCAGCATTGCGATCACGCTTAAAAACAACCAGCAGGATCTAATCTTACAACGCTTGCAAAAGGCGTGGTTTTTTTTGGTGGGGGTTTTGCTCTTTTGCAGCATTGGGGGGATCATGTTAAGCAAAGAAATCACCGAGCTTTTATTTGAAAGGGGGCAATTTAGCTCTAAAGACACCTTAATCACTTCGCAAGTCTTTTCGCTCTATCTTTTAGGCTTGCTCCCTTTTGGGCTAACTAAACTCTTTTCTTTGTGGCTTTATGCGAAATTAGAGCAAAAAAAAGCGGCTAAAATCTCTTTAATTTCGCTTTTTTTAGGTTTAGCGGCTTCTTTGAGTTTAATGCCTTTGTTAGGGGTTTTGGGTTTAGCGTTAGCGAATAGTTTGAGCGGGTTGTTTTTATTTGTTTTAACGATAAAAGCGTTTGGCTTTCAAGCATTCTTGGGTATAATCAAGAATTTAAAATCATGGCTTGTAATCCTTTTCCTCGCTTGCATGGAAATCTTATTACTCTTAGCGTTCAAATCGTGGGTTACACATTTATATTTATTTTATTATTTTCAAGGTTTTTAAATGTTTATTTATGATACCAAATCAAAACAAAAAGTCCCTTTTGAGCCTTTAGTTAAAAATAAGGCGAATATTTATGTGTGCGGGCCTACGGTGTATGATGACGCTCATTTAGGGCATGCTAGGAGCGCGATTGCTTTTGATTTGTTGAGGCGCACGCTTGAATTAAGCGGCTATGAAGTGATGCTAGTAAGGAATTTCACCGATATTGACGATAAAATCATCAACAAAGCCTTCAAAGAAAACAAAAGCATTCAAGAATTAAGCAGCATTTATATTGAATC from Helicobacter pylori includes these protein-coding regions:
- the murJ gene encoding murein biosynthesis integral membrane protein MurJ, giving the protein MLKKIFLTNSLGILCSRIFGFLRDLMMANILGAGVYSDIFFVAFKLPNLFRRIFAEGSFSQSFLPSFIRSSIKGSFASLVGLIFCSVLLIWCLLVALNPLWLTKLLAYGFDEETLKLCAPIVAINFWYLLLVFITTFLGALLQYKHSFFASAYSTSLLNLCMILALLISKEKTHLEALYYLSYGVLLGGVAQILLHFYPLVKLGLWDLLFKGLLGFKTKNALKKEYRFNQVKKDLKAFFKQFFPSVLGNSSAQIASFLDTTIASFLASGSVSYLYYANRVFQLPLALFAIAISTALFPSIAITLKNNQQDLILQRLQKAWFFLVGVLLFCSIGGIMLSKEITELLFERGQFSSKDTLITSQVFSLYLLGLLPFGLTKLFSLWLYAKLEQKKAAKISLISLFLGLAASLSLMPLLGVLGLALANSLSGLFLFVLTIKAFGFQAFLGIIKNLKSWLVILFLACMEILLLLAFKSWVTHLYLFYYFQGF